A genome region from Clostridium sp. JN-9 includes the following:
- the smc gene encoding chromosome segregation protein SMC codes for MFLKSIEIRGFKSFADKTELNFKKGVTTIVGPNGSGKSNISDAVRWVLGEQSVKSLRGGKMEDVIFAGTQFRKPVGLCQVSLVLDNSDHELSLDYSEVTITRRLYRSGESEYYINGTQCRLKDVNQLFMDTGIGKEGYSIIGQGKIEAVLSGKPEERRSILEEAAGIVKFKWRKEEAEKKLENTDQNLVRICDIISTYEDRIEPLKIESEKAKLFLQLSENLKGREVNLIVHSIDKVQNKINLLNNELEDNRHKYNEAKKNNDSIELELQKYNDELEKFDKNAGNEKSIYFESKSKLQSLISDNNLLDERIENINKNQTRISEEIGEIDLKLGNIKKVKDTEVNNVKVIQGEQSKLNNDIVSIENNAISINEDLVSKEEKIKDLKNDQVDILSKMAQKNNDILNLSNENDSIKKRLENLKVSVESYSNSRKINLTTEAMLNEQMKNIKNNIEQYENTIKDKRKKIALLSGTLLKAENDLKLENNLFSKMEANQQMLINLEKQYEGYTRSVKVLMRHIKDNKIQIPKNSINVLGEVIEVKKELEAAIEIALGGAISDIITKDDLVAKKLIGYLKQNNIGRATFLPLNIVKGRNIDSIKFIEKIKGYVGIASNLVNYNNEFKSAVEFLLGRTIIASDMDSALNIARSINYSFKIVTLQGEVVNPGGSLTGGSISHRSSNIISRKREIEEINGRLIQSKNNIDKYSTEIIEIKSEIKELDNICLNLKDKVYQEKIETTKIEARINSIKEESRRLSQNLIVSNNEIENNKKQLDINNENSKKLSADYNLLRKTKEENEKNISDFEDELESKGKLVSEIREKLLKLKIKKAQVDENCISKVKDLERMEKEINELRNRIETLNNEKHQNTCSLEEIKKQIQCSTIKINDLSGKLKSMEENFKNYEVERIKIKEKINIAGASKEQSQLFINKLENELHKIDVAMAKNDAEKESIYNKLNEELEITYAEALKYKSDIDNLDSYKKEVQALKNKISSLGTVNVGSIEEYKDIKEKYTFMSAQKEDLIQAKDELLSVIQDMTNKMKVVFKENFNKLRVNFNETFRELFKGGSADLILSQGDELTGVIDITVQPPGKKLQNINLMSGGEKGLSAIALLFAILKMKPTPFCILDEIEAALDDANVIRYSEFLRKFSSNIQFIVITHRKGTMEASDALYGVTMQEKGVSKIVSVDLVQAL; via the coding sequence ATGTTTTTAAAATCAATTGAAATAAGAGGATTCAAATCCTTTGCTGATAAAACAGAATTGAACTTTAAAAAAGGTGTAACAACAATTGTTGGTCCAAATGGCAGCGGTAAAAGTAATATTTCAGATGCCGTCAGATGGGTACTTGGTGAGCAGAGTGTAAAAAGCCTTAGAGGCGGTAAAATGGAAGATGTAATCTTTGCAGGCACCCAATTTAGAAAGCCTGTGGGGTTATGTCAGGTATCATTGGTATTAGATAATTCAGACCATGAATTGTCTTTAGATTATTCCGAAGTGACTATAACCAGGAGATTATACAGATCAGGGGAAAGTGAGTACTATATTAACGGCACACAATGCAGACTAAAAGATGTTAATCAGCTATTTATGGACACTGGTATAGGAAAAGAAGGTTATTCTATCATTGGGCAAGGTAAAATAGAAGCTGTATTAAGCGGAAAGCCTGAGGAAAGAAGAAGTATATTAGAAGAAGCAGCTGGTATAGTAAAGTTCAAGTGGAGGAAGGAAGAGGCTGAAAAAAAATTAGAAAATACTGACCAAAATCTAGTGAGGATTTGTGATATTATAAGTACATATGAGGATAGGATAGAGCCCTTAAAAATTGAAAGTGAAAAGGCAAAATTATTTCTGCAGTTATCTGAGAATTTAAAGGGCAGAGAAGTAAACTTAATAGTTCATTCAATTGATAAGGTGCAAAATAAAATAAATTTATTAAATAATGAATTGGAAGATAATAGGCATAAATATAATGAGGCAAAGAAGAACAATGATTCAATAGAACTGGAATTGCAAAAATATAATGATGAACTTGAAAAATTTGATAAAAATGCCGGTAATGAAAAAAGTATATATTTTGAAAGTAAAAGCAAACTTCAGAGCTTGATTTCAGATAATAATCTACTAGATGAAAGAATAGAAAATATAAATAAAAATCAAACCAGAATATCAGAGGAAATTGGTGAAATAGATTTAAAGCTTGGGAATATAAAAAAAGTTAAGGATACTGAAGTCAATAATGTTAAAGTAATCCAGGGAGAACAATCCAAATTAAATAATGATATAGTAAGCATTGAGAACAATGCTATTAGTATCAATGAGGACTTGGTAAGTAAGGAAGAAAAAATTAAAGACTTAAAAAATGATCAGGTAGATATATTAAGTAAAATGGCTCAAAAAAATAATGATATTTTAAACTTGAGCAATGAAAATGATTCTATTAAAAAAAGACTTGAAAATTTAAAGGTATCTGTTGAAAGTTACAGTAATTCCAGAAAAATTAATTTAACAACAGAAGCTATGCTTAATGAACAGATGAAAAATATAAAAAATAACATAGAACAATATGAAAATACTATAAAAGATAAGAGAAAGAAAATAGCTTTATTAAGCGGTACCTTGCTAAAGGCGGAAAATGATTTAAAACTTGAGAATAATTTATTCAGTAAGATGGAGGCAAACCAGCAAATGCTGATAAACCTTGAAAAGCAGTATGAGGGATACACAAGATCAGTAAAAGTACTTATGCGTCATATAAAGGATAATAAAATTCAAATACCTAAGAATAGTATCAATGTTTTGGGTGAAGTAATAGAAGTTAAAAAAGAACTTGAAGCAGCTATTGAAATTGCATTAGGCGGGGCAATTTCAGACATAATAACTAAAGATGATTTAGTAGCTAAGAAACTAATAGGTTATTTAAAGCAAAATAATATTGGAAGAGCAACGTTTTTACCCTTAAATATAGTAAAGGGAAGGAATATTGACAGCATAAAGTTCATTGAAAAAATAAAAGGATATGTGGGCATTGCAAGTAATTTAGTAAATTACAATAATGAGTTTAAAAGTGCTGTAGAGTTTTTACTTGGACGTACAATAATAGCATCTGATATGGACAGCGCTTTAAATATAGCAAGGTCAATAAATTATAGTTTTAAGATTGTAACACTCCAGGGGGAAGTTGTAAACCCAGGAGGATCTTTAACCGGCGGAAGTATATCACACAGGAGTTCCAACATAATAAGCAGAAAAAGAGAAATTGAAGAGATCAATGGAAGGCTGATACAATCCAAAAATAATATAGATAAATATAGCACTGAAATTATAGAAATCAAGTCTGAAATAAAAGAATTAGATAACATCTGTTTAAATTTAAAGGACAAAGTTTATCAGGAGAAGATAGAAACTACAAAAATTGAAGCCAGAATAAATAGTATTAAAGAAGAAAGCAGAAGATTATCGCAAAATTTAATTGTGTCTAATAATGAGATAGAAAATAATAAAAAACAATTAGATATTAACAATGAGAATAGTAAAAAATTGTCTGCCGATTATAATTTACTCAGGAAAACAAAAGAAGAAAATGAAAAAAATATTTCTGATTTTGAGGATGAACTAGAATCTAAGGGAAAGCTTGTCTCAGAAATAAGAGAAAAATTACTGAAATTAAAAATTAAAAAGGCTCAAGTAGATGAAAACTGCATTTCCAAGGTTAAAGATTTGGAAAGAATGGAAAAGGAAATAAATGAATTAAGAAATAGAATAGAAACCTTAAATAATGAAAAACATCAGAATACATGCTCATTAGAAGAAATAAAAAAGCAAATTCAATGCAGCACAATTAAAATCAACGATTTAAGTGGCAAATTAAAATCCATGGAAGAAAATTTTAAGAACTATGAAGTAGAAAGAATTAAAATAAAAGAAAAAATTAATATAGCTGGTGCTTCAAAGGAACAATCTCAATTATTTATAAATAAACTTGAAAATGAACTTCATAAAATAGATGTGGCAATGGCAAAAAATGATGCCGAAAAAGAAAGTATATATAACAAATTAAATGAGGAACTTGAAATTACTTATGCGGAAGCTCTAAAATACAAAAGTGATATAGATAACTTAGATAGCTATAAGAAAGAAGTTCAGGCATTAAAAAATAAAATTAGTTCATTAGGCACTGTAAATGTAGGCTCTATTGAAGAATATAAAGACATAAAAGAAAAGTATACATTTATGTCTGCTCAAAAGGAAGATTTAATACAGGCAAAGGACGAGCTTTTGTCAGTAATCCAGGATATGACAAATAAAATGAAGGTAGTTTTTAAGGAAAATTTTAATAAATTAAGGGTTAACTTTAATGAAACCTTCAGAGAGCTATTTAAGGGAGGCAGTGCTGATTTAATTTTAAGCCAGGGGGATGAATTAACAGGAGTAATTGATATTACAGTACAGCCCCCAGGTAAAAAACTTCAGAACATTAATTTAATGTCTGGAGGAGAAAAAGGATTATCGGCTATTGCATTGCTATTTGCTATCTTAAAAATGAAGCCTACTCCATTCTGTATTTTAGATGAAATAGAAGCTGCCCTTGATGATGCTAATGTTATAAGGTATTCAGAGTTCTTAAGAAAGTTTTCTAGTAATATTCAATTTATAGTAATTACACATAGAAAGGGTACAATGGAAGCAAGTGATGCCCTATATGGAGTAACAATGCAGGAAAAAGGAGTATCTAAGATAGTTTCAGTAGATTTAGTTCAGGCTTTGTAA
- a CDS encoding stage V sporulation protein S: protein MELLRVSSQSQPKSVAGALAAVLRENSKAEIQAVGAGAVNQAIKAIAITRGFVAPNGMDLIVIPGFSEISIDGQDRTAIKFVIEPR, encoded by the coding sequence ATGGAATTATTAAGAGTATCATCTCAATCACAACCAAAATCAGTTGCAGGTGCCCTGGCTGCAGTACTAAGAGAAAACAGCAAAGCTGAAATACAGGCTGTTGGAGCTGGAGCAGTAAATCAAGCTATAAAAGCAATTGCTATTACAAGAGGTTTCGTAGCTCCTAATGGTATGGATTTAATTGTTATCCCTGGCTTTTCAGAAATATCAATTGATGGGCAGGATAGAACTGCTATAAAATTTGTCATCGAACCAAGATAA
- the acpP gene encoding acyl carrier protein, protein MIFEKIKNIISEQLGIDADEISIDSSFVDDLGADSLDIVELIMALETEFDLEIPDEDAEKISTVNDVVEYIKAHTEE, encoded by the coding sequence ATGATATTTGAAAAAATAAAAAATATTATATCTGAACAATTAGGAATTGATGCAGATGAAATTTCTATAGATTCATCATTTGTAGATGACCTAGGAGCAGATTCTCTTGATATAGTAGAGTTGATTATGGCATTAGAAACAGAGTTTGATCTTGAAATACCAGACGAAGATGCTGAAAAGATTTCAACAGTTAACGATGTTGTTGAATACATAAAAGCTCATACAGAGGAATAA
- the rpmF gene encoding 50S ribosomal protein L32, with protein MGNPARRFSKGRRDSRRAQTFKLSLPGIVECPQCHEMKLAHRVCKNCGYYKGKEVVAVEK; from the coding sequence GTGGGAAATCCAGCTAGAAGATTTTCAAAAGGTAGAAGAGATTCAAGAAGAGCTCAGACTTTTAAATTAAGCTTACCAGGAATCGTTGAGTGTCCTCAGTGTCATGAAATGAAACTTGCTCATAGAGTATGTAAAAACTGCGGATATTATAAGGGCAAAGAAGTTGTAGCTGTGGAAAAGTAA
- a CDS encoding radical SAM protein, translated as MSKSHYIIPIFVPHEGCPHNCVFCNQNSITGASNKVDAKFVKETIDKYLVNINIEKSIVEVSFYGGTFTAIPMEKQRELLSVAKTYKENGKINYIRLSTRPDYIDRTILDNLKKYSVDIIELGVQSLDEEVLLKSGRGHSENDVINASALIKEYGFTLGHQIMIGLPGDTFKKDIETTLKVINIGPSIARIYPALVIRNTPMEIMYNSSSYKPYSLMDAVKISKVLYGLFTNSHINVIRMGLQPTEEINEGREIISGPFHPAFRELVESSIINDMLLEEIGHLKSKSITICINPREISKLYAYKKKFFNDMKEHINTKTIIIQQMESLSEGTYMVKHDSVSKILSKYEYINKKYKEGNLSII; from the coding sequence ATGAGTAAATCACATTATATTATTCCAATTTTTGTTCCACATGAGGGATGTCCTCACAATTGCGTGTTTTGCAATCAAAATAGCATTACAGGAGCAAGTAATAAAGTAGATGCAAAATTTGTTAAGGAGACAATTGACAAATATCTTGTAAATATAAACATTGAAAAGTCTATTGTAGAGGTTTCATTTTATGGAGGAACATTTACAGCAATACCAATGGAGAAACAAAGAGAATTATTATCTGTTGCAAAAACATACAAGGAAAATGGAAAAATAAATTATATCAGGCTGTCTACCAGACCAGATTATATTGATAGGACTATTTTAGATAATTTAAAAAAGTATTCAGTGGACATTATTGAATTAGGGGTTCAATCTTTAGATGAAGAAGTATTGCTGAAATCAGGAAGAGGCCACAGCGAAAATGATGTAATAAATGCATCAGCTTTGATTAAGGAATATGGATTTACACTAGGCCATCAAATAATGATTGGACTTCCAGGAGATACTTTTAAGAAAGATATAGAAACCACTCTAAAAGTTATAAATATTGGCCCAAGTATTGCAAGGATATATCCAGCTTTAGTAATTAGAAATACACCTATGGAAATTATGTATAACTCATCTTCTTATAAACCCTATTCATTGATGGATGCGGTTAAAATCAGCAAGGTATTATATGGATTATTTACAAACAGCCATATTAATGTTATAAGAATGGGCCTTCAGCCAACAGAAGAGATAAATGAAGGAAGAGAAATCATATCAGGGCCATTCCACCCGGCTTTTAGGGAATTGGTAGAAAGTTCAATTATTAATGATATGCTTTTGGAGGAAATAGGCCATTTAAAAAGTAAATCCATAACTATATGCATTAACCCAAGGGAGATATCTAAATTATATGCTTATAAAAAGAAATTTTTTAATGACATGAAAGAGCATATTAATACCAAAACAATTATAATACAGCAGATGGAATCTTTAAGTGAGGGAACTTATATGGTAAAGCATGACTCCGTCAGTAAGATACTGTCAAAATATGAATATATAAATAAAAAGTATAAAGAAGGAAATCTTAGCATCATATAG
- a CDS encoding DUF177 domain-containing protein, with amino-acid sequence MFVDLKDLLSKKKISKELDLTIEEKSFNDSNEEIEFLSPIVFNGSINIIGDIINLTGTVKTKIQLICSRCLEPFPYDINLKINEKFSNIIANEDVDVIFLDSDTIDITEIIVNNIILTLPIKRLCKENCKGLCQQCGSNLNNSVCNCVKDDIDPRLAKLKDLF; translated from the coding sequence ATGTTTGTTGATTTGAAAGATTTACTATCCAAGAAAAAGATTTCCAAGGAACTTGACTTAACTATTGAAGAAAAATCCTTTAATGATTCAAATGAAGAAATAGAATTTTTAAGTCCAATAGTTTTTAATGGCAGCATAAATATAATAGGTGATATAATTAATCTAACAGGAACAGTAAAAACAAAAATACAACTTATATGTTCAAGATGTTTAGAACCTTTTCCATATGATATAAATTTAAAGATAAATGAAAAATTTTCAAACATAATAGCTAATGAAGATGTTGATGTCATCTTTTTAGATAGTGATACCATTGATATCACAGAAATAATAGTAAATAATATTATACTCACATTACCCATAAAAAGGTTGTGTAAGGAGAATTGCAAGGGCTTATGCCAGCAATGCGGGTCAAATCTCAATAACTCAGTTTGTAATTGTGTTAAAGATGATATAGATCCAAGATTAGCTAAGCTAAAAGATTTGTTTTGA
- the plsX gene encoding phosphate acyltransferase PlsX, with protein MKIAIDGMGGDNSPSAIVEGSVMAVKEFGVELIITGPEDAIRSELEKYQYPKEKITILNATEVISTNEPPVMAIRRKKDSSLYKAIELVKKGEAEGVVSAGSTGAFMAGSLFIVGRIKGIDRPAIAPVIPGKNGPFMVIDCGANAECKPLNLLQFAVMGKVFFQNFMSVNNPTIGLINIGVEEEKGNELTKSAYQLLKNSSLNFAGNIEPRDISSGDVNILVCDGFVGNTVLKMYEGVAFNIFSMLKKEIMSSTMSKIGGMLLTPVFKGFKKKFDYKEYGGAAFLGVKGICIKAHGSSDGKAIKNAIWQAKKACDNKLIDKIKNELEMNPINQQ; from the coding sequence ATGAAGATAGCTATTGATGGAATGGGAGGAGATAATTCACCTTCTGCCATCGTTGAGGGCTCTGTAATGGCTGTAAAGGAATTTGGTGTTGAACTTATAATAACCGGTCCGGAAGATGCTATACGCAGTGAGCTTGAAAAATACCAATATCCTAAAGAGAAAATTACCATATTAAATGCAACTGAAGTTATCAGTACTAATGAACCTCCAGTTATGGCCATTAGAAGGAAAAAAGATTCCAGCTTATACAAAGCAATTGAACTTGTAAAAAAGGGTGAAGCTGAAGGAGTTGTATCAGCTGGAAGTACGGGTGCTTTTATGGCAGGATCACTTTTTATAGTGGGAAGAATTAAAGGTATAGACAGACCAGCTATAGCACCTGTTATACCTGGCAAAAATGGACCTTTTATGGTTATAGACTGTGGAGCAAATGCTGAGTGCAAACCTTTAAATTTACTTCAATTTGCCGTTATGGGAAAGGTGTTTTTCCAGAACTTCATGTCAGTTAACAACCCGACTATTGGACTTATTAATATTGGGGTAGAAGAAGAAAAGGGCAATGAATTAACTAAATCAGCTTATCAGCTGCTAAAGAATTCATCATTAAATTTTGCTGGTAATATTGAACCAAGAGATATTTCAAGTGGTGACGTGAATATTTTAGTTTGTGATGGGTTTGTAGGAAATACAGTACTGAAGATGTATGAAGGGGTTGCTTTCAATATATTCAGCATGTTAAAAAAAGAAATAATGTCATCTACTATGAGTAAAATAGGAGGAATGCTGTTAACACCAGTATTTAAGGGATTTAAAAAGAAATTCGATTATAAGGAATACGGCGGAGCTGCTTTTTTAGGAGTAAAAGGTATTTGTATTAAGGCACATGGAAGCTCTGATGGTAAAGCAATTAAAAATGCCATATGGCAGGCAAAAAAGGCCTGCGATAATAAGCTAATTGATAAGATAAAAAATGAATTAGAAATGAATCCCATAAACCAGCAGTAA
- the rnc gene encoding ribonuclease III, translated as MIERSNLLNELEFKLQISFKNLELLNIALTHSSYAKQKQNMKYYERLEFLGDSVLQICISDILFNRFKNKSEGELTKLRALIVCENSLYEIAKEWNLGEYILMSKGEELTGGRERVSILADCVEAIIAAIYLDSGFEKAMKFIQHYFEDVILKAMNDKIIIDYKTKLQEVLQKNGDVSIVYNLDKFEGPPHRRKFFTQVIVNDKICGYGMGYSKKESQQAAAKEALKNLEDNKNE; from the coding sequence ATGATAGAAAGAAGTAATTTATTAAATGAGCTGGAGTTTAAACTTCAAATTTCTTTTAAAAATCTGGAACTTTTAAATATAGCTTTAACTCATAGTTCATATGCAAAACAGAAGCAGAACATGAAATATTATGAAAGACTGGAGTTTTTAGGTGACTCAGTTTTGCAGATATGTATTTCCGATATTTTATTTAATAGATTTAAAAATAAAAGTGAAGGCGAGCTTACAAAGCTGAGAGCATTAATAGTATGTGAAAATTCACTTTATGAAATTGCTAAAGAGTGGAATCTTGGAGAATACATACTTATGAGTAAGGGAGAGGAACTAACCGGCGGCAGGGAGAGAGTATCAATATTAGCAGATTGCGTAGAGGCAATAATTGCTGCAATTTATTTAGATAGTGGTTTTGAAAAGGCTATGAAATTTATTCAGCATTATTTTGAAGATGTAATATTAAAGGCAATGAATGATAAAATAATAATTGATTATAAAACCAAGCTTCAGGAGGTACTTCAGAAAAATGGAGATGTATCAATAGTTTATAACCTTGATAAGTTTGAAGGACCACCTCATAGAAGAAAATTTTTTACACAGGTTATAGTTAATGACAAAATCTGCGGCTATGGAATGGGATATAGCAAAAAAGAGTCTCAGCAAGCTGCAGCTAAGGAAGCCCTTAAAAATCTGGAGGATAATAAAAATGAGTAA